One segment of Haliotis asinina isolate JCU_RB_2024 chromosome 12, JCU_Hal_asi_v2, whole genome shotgun sequence DNA contains the following:
- the LOC137257462 gene encoding uncharacterized protein, whose amino-acid sequence MACHTDPVSTSTYQKDYQVNQFLPAVRMTTLPMFQPGREKSTNQWRPSVKKVPGPPSSVLFARYVPKDKKAVSQSRSASRLTRLANSESEKPRVLATKFGLMDMNEVEQLAHKLRWTPTTLVATEEAHLPMPQIDTRAKTLEKRADMVRFDVQRYDDQPRMWQQAELFDRYQLRQPVQRVVYPYDTHNDKKLLKRRGKEASNPRDSEKIRNLVQQDQIASVFVRHCPGYAGYVPRVPPADHVTKQAPNPSMVSTMKATYRQIPREELMKRRFANSGQFSKAVTLTFPFNPYSKVGSRSNNSE is encoded by the exons ATGGCATGTCACACCGACCCCGTGTCGACTTCGACATACCAAAAGGACTACCAGGTGAACCAGTTCCTGCCGGCAGTCAGGATGACCACCCTACCCATGTTCCAGCCCGGGAGGGAGAAATCCACGAACCAATGGAGGCCGAGCGTGAAGAAGGTGCCAGGCCCGCCGAGCTCGGTGCTGTTTGCACG GTATGTCCCCAAAGATAAGAAGGCTGTCAGCCAGTCACGATCAGCTTCCCGACTGACACGCCTGGCCAACTCTGAGAGCGAGAAGCCGCGCGTGCTGGCCACCAAGTTCGGCCTCATGGACATGAACGAGGTGGAGCAGCTCGCCCACAAGCTCAGATGGACTCCGACCACCCTCGTGGCAACAGAGGAGGCACATCTCCCCATGCCTCAA ATAGACACGCGTGCGAAGACGCTCGAGAAGCGCGCGGACATGGTCAGGTTTGACGTCCAGCGTTACGATGACCAGCCTCGGATGTGGCAACAAGCGGAACTATTCGATCGTTACCAGCTTCGTCAGCCTGTGCAGAGAGTTGTCTACCCTTATGACACACACAATGACAAAAAGCTACTGAAAAGGAG GGGCAAGGAAGCTTCCAACCCACGTGATTCCGAGAAAATCAGGAACCTCGTGCAACAGGATCAGATTGCCTCAGTCTT TGTCCGCCATTGTCCGGGCTATGCCGGATACGTTCCGCGGGTGCCGCCAGCAGATCACGTGACTAAGCAAGCACCCAATCCCAGCATGGTTAGCACAATGAAGGCAACCTACAG GCAGATTCCACGAGAAGAACTGATGAAGAGACGGTTCGCGAACAGCGGTCAGTTCTCGAAAgcggtgaccttgacctttcccTTCAACCCTTACAGCAAGGTCGGATCCAGGAGTAACAATTCTGAATAA